In one window of Cydia pomonella isolate Wapato2018A chromosome 16, ilCydPomo1, whole genome shotgun sequence DNA:
- the LOC133526383 gene encoding LOW QUALITY PROTEIN: histone acetyltransferase KAT6B (The sequence of the model RefSeq protein was modified relative to this genomic sequence to represent the inferred CDS: deleted 1 base in 1 codon) — MSEPEDVGKDVWKRWILEAIRKIRSQKQRPSVERICHAIRQHHNYHEDVVSERLERAVREGAVLKVYNKGQSSYKDPGGLQSRTLRIAPDIDVSRAVAKAVRELGERDGSDLKTIEKHLQQAYQVTVDPEVDVRTVLKAAAKRAVTRGLITHHQGFYKATERPRAGSHERTPKQKKNQESEKSPEGLPICAECLGTESRNSSGEPEPLISCQQCKSYAHPTCLNLLDHTTQTTLKALRWSCGECAWCSVCGSAGGWAARCSSCSGAAPRYAHAHCAPPPWRCATCKDMPATPKRSGAASTPRTKKARTPRRAASDSEPSDGNDPPAPLDQRMSKEKQKFFRFSAFNLVKRRRRDSSSDWEGWDRARFNGVRVTRVQRLELRLERRRRRQPSTDSDSTSPPSPPRELFSAPPRSPVHTPTIFERLASDSCKGVWGFAAEAQKQRQIEEKPVELKRRSESPRKQKLEPRRIARRRSRCGERLLTTLFDGLSEFYSVRTESRSQSRHRGRPRREKSVRRESLIETRETERQVLKETRSTFRKHLETLKRERSPSAPPDYIIPKEECNTKLSASSLVRLAACKRLAHDDSEKLYRALAQDRAPASNQTESKKLPPGVTVGDASLFSAALAAVGALEPEPALAAAAPPPRCPSAIEFGQWEIDTWYSSPFPQEYARLPKLFLCEFCLKYAKSRAVLMRHLDKCLWRHPPATEIYRCGDISVFEVDGNANKIYCQNLCLLAKLFLDHKTLYYDVEPFLFYVLTKNDNKGCHLVGYFSKEKHCQQKYNVSCIMTMPQYQRQGYGRFLIHFSYLLSKEEGQPGTPEKPLSDLGRVSYHAYWKSVILEFLHDHKDKPFTFEDIAHTTGMHMNDIAATFQLLGFVRYLPNNDSMKLGLCIDWNKVDSHVKKLRSKPRLEIDPECLRWTPLLAPTVNPFRSPDEGSADQDTENDEEMKTESEDTATEPETPVTKAETKSKTKTEKEKTPEPVEVTSSGRRRTRPLKYSETTYQTTPTLAQEGGRKRKRDVNRKLSESNLTEDDKKSEEATPRQQRSKSVARRSSRVAQNELNEDSNPTPTPRSRRQSVKEKETYASDSQDSQEDTLDTSVAATASVKAKAKRKHPWRGRPKKRQKVTKANKVRTDSPDTKKAKMDEETNCKTDDDSMAEEKPKSPVLNHNSPKSQDDEKPKEKNKNSDSSEDSSGEADDEMDVEEVEDKRSVSSKPASPRQIEENSTDHHTSDMELDSIHMDSPKSIAEKEQVIKETSTEDSEKNDKANEDVESPAVNATESKPESHSQKVDEQAEAKNGEVESPTKPSLDDKETIIISESDDNNSQSCPLPSPKPNNTVPAQTNNENKPKEVEENESPSKVIPVVSTENAHIVLDHKIQEEVNPSRPPVDLIVPKIHQIETIIVEGESDNGPSPHVNTPQKFHDKSVINESPKQKRTPEKVNTECDQKKCEIRKETVIQHQAMEELKSPEKKSPTKPDSIIQNVDLQRDMKNMKLPEMPKLDSYTDLPDRNKSQNCAVSKESEITFRNDLVNSRKDEMVITRNVIEPNMINYQNTLSNSMTIQQINTAQHSYLNHRASVSKESQAVQTDKVMKTSEANRVNSMSDSPVISKPTKLEVPHPITSPVINPVIPKVPNVTDINFLPRCQSANAAVNLGSEMDPNFANSNAIQNSLGGSMNIVQCSSQDKDLKPREKSKLRDVRVNSAHSKLEKPEKKSKNDTPRSTPEPKVVFFPEQNANARKPETSVPINVINTNAGPVTSKPETKPTNEAPKKQDFFKKEKTNTTKCDSKNNTVKHDKTCTTQLALKPDQNDLNKMLPKLRYDNDLVPKDYPMNQIPNYHTSHAQYQWPPWDPARLAQGTWDHNRFLDMKNSDKNYLDKFQGFNLPHLEQMQKSPQKLHPKYDQKDFHNIAYGAISSGIYATTGLPHFKETKAPTSKASECSQKNDCKPSKQSKTTTACQTQCESKKSQAQNEAQMKQMMQRQVKQQEAVTSCAEYRQQSPQVLTSPGCKTPFNNGPCSQEKEIEKKSRQKKEESPKESKEEMCEAVSPALQSMGVYTPDSTSNSVHSVQYPSCELDVSQLGLESPSSIGSDLASPCYMHATPSPQYPHSAIHIPSIMTQPNQPPKQQKINNRNRNAGASSGAGAGAGAGAGAGAGGGAKSEPAMRGAATPPARNRTTPPAHQPHAGGGAAAGGAGYQGGYLSFQQQQQYHGGGWAPSCSLAKLQQMAEAPQHHHQQYGQQAGGAQHYHKYYPAPNQLDAARTRTHSAPAPIPGNLSPMQHMQMAPTSRMSPNLNSHIISQYGVGVGVGLANSYRMPPQQQFNNLQMMNVNAPVQYSGAEARTQQPNVYAYGYINAPPALGLQSLNSSMRR, encoded by the exons GCGCTGCGCTGGTCGTGCGGCGAGTGCGCGTGGTGCTCCGTGTGCGGCAGCGCGGGCGGCTGGGCGGCACGCTGCTCGTCCTGCTCGGGCGCCGCGCCCCGCTACGCGCACGCGCactgcgcgccgccgccctgGCGCTGCGCCACCTGCAAGGACATGCCCGCTACTCCTAAGCG GTCGGGTGCTGCGTCGACGCCGCGGACGAAGAAGGCGcgcacgccgcgccgcgcggCCTCGGACTCCGAGCCCTCCGACGGTAATGACCCCCCCGCGCCGCTCGACCAGAGAATGTCCAAGGAGAAACAAAAGTTTTTCAGATTCAGCGCCTTCAACCTCGTcaagcggcggcggcgcgacTCCTCCAGCGACTGGGAGGGCTGGGACCGGGCGAGGTTCAACGGGGTCCGGGTCACGAGGGTGCAACGGTTGGAACTGCGCCTAGAGCGCCGGCGAAGGCGTCAGCCGTCCACCGACTCGGACTCGACCTCGCCCCCGTCCCCCCCTCGGGAGCTCTTCTCCGCGCCCCCTCGATCGCCCGTCCACACGCCGACCATCTTCGAGCGGCTCGCCAGCGACTCCTGTAAAGGCGTCTGGGGTTTCGCCGCCGAAGCGCAAAAGCAGCGGCAAATAGAAGAGAAACCTGTTGAGTTAAAGCGACGCTCGGAATCGCCTAGAAAACAGAAGCTGGAGCCGAGAAGGATAGCGCGGCGACGCAGCAGATGCGGCGAGCGGCTACTGACGACCTTATTCGACGGCCTGTCGGAGTTTTACTCAGTACGAACGGAATCTAGATCCCAATCGAGGCATCGCGGGCGACCTCGAAGAGAAAAATCCGTTCGACGCGAATCCCTAATAGAAACCAGGGAAACGGAGCGACAGGTCTTAAAGGAGACCCGCAGTACTTTCCGCAAGCACCTAGAGACGTTAAAACGCGAGCGCAGCCCGAGCGCGCCCCCAGATTACATAATACCGAAAGAGGAGTGCAACACTAAACTGTCGGCTTCTTCGTTAGTGCGCCTGGCGGCGTGCAAGCGGCTCGCGCACGACGACAGCGAGAAGCTGTACCGCGCGCTCGCGCAGGACCGAGCCCCGGCCAGCAATCAGACGG AAAGCAAGAAACTTCCCCCGGGCGTGACGGTGGGCGACGCGTCGTTGTTCAGCGCAGCGCTGGCGGCCGTGGGGGCGCTGGAGCCCGAGCCCGCGCTGGCGGCCGCCGCGCCCCCGCCGCGCTGCCCGTCCGCCATCGAGTTCGGCCAGTGGGAGATCGACACGTGGTACTCCAGCCCCTTCCCGCAGGAATATGCCAG GCTTCCCAAGCTATTCCTGTGCGAGTTCTGCCTCAAATACGCTAAAAGTCGGGCCGTGCTCATGCGCCACCTCGACAAGTGCCTGTGGCGGCACCCGCCCGCCACCGAGATCTACCGCTGCGGCGACATCTCCGTCTTCGAAGTGGACGGCAACGCCAACAAGATCTACTGCCAGAACCTCTGCCTACTCGCAAAACTCTTCCTGGACCACAAAACTTTATACTACGACGTTGAACCGTTCCTCTTCTACGTGTTAACTAAGAATGATAACAAAGGATGTCATCTCGTCGGATATTTTTCGAAAGAGAAGCATTGTCAGCAGAAGTACAATGTGTCGTGCATTATGACGATGCCGCAGTACCAGAGGCAGGGCTACGGGCGGTTTCTCATCCATTTTA GTTATTTATTATCGAAAGAGGAAGGTCAACCTGGAACACCAGAA AAACCTCTATCAGACCTAGGCAGAGTGTCGTATCACGCTTACTGGAAGTCGGTTATACTCGAATTCCTCCACGACCACAAAGACAAACCGTTCACGTTCGAGGACATCGCGCATACAACCGGCATGCATATGAACGACATCGCCGCCACCTTCCAACTGCTCGGCTTTGTCAGATACCTACCCAATAATGATTCGATGAAACTAGGACTCTGCATAGACTGGAATAAGGTCGATAGTCACGTGAAAAAATTAAGAAGTAAACCGCGATTGGAAATCGACCCAGAGTGCCTGAGGTGGACGCCGCTTTTGGCCCCCACCGTCAACCCCTTCAGGTCGCCCGACGAAGGCTCCGCCGACCAGGATACTGAGAACGACGAGGAAATGAAAACTGAGAGTGAAGACACAGCGACAGAACCTGAAACACCAGTCACTAAAGCGGAGACCAAGTCGAAGACCAAAACTGAAAAGGAGAAGACACCTGAACCAGTTGAGGTTACGTCATCGGGGAGACGGCGGACGAGACCTCTCAAGTACAGTGAAACTACTTACCAGACTACTCCTACGCTCGCTCAGGAGGGCGGTAGAAAGAGGAAACGGGATGTAAACAGAAAGCTATCCGAATCCAATTTAACTGAGGACGATAAAAAATCAGAGGAGGCGACGCCGCGGCAACAAAGAAGTAAAAGTGTTGCGAGGCGGTCCTCCAGAGTCGCTCAGAATGAGCTCAACGAAGACTCCAACCCTACTCCGACACCCAGAAGCAGGAGACAAAGTGTCAAAGAGAAGGAGACATACGCCTCCGATAGCCAGGATAGTCAAGAAGATACCCTCGACACTTCAGTAGCTGCAACAGCCAGTGTCAAAGCGAAAGCGAAGCGAAAACATCCTTGGCGAGGACGCCCAAAGAAGCGACAAAAGGTCACCAAAGCTAATAAAGTCAGAACTGATTCCCCTGACACCAAGAAAGCGAAAATGGACGAGGAAACCAACTGCAAAACTGACGACGATTCCATGGCGGAAGAAAAGCCCAAATCGCCTGTTCTCAACCATAATTCCCCTAAGAGTCAAGATGACGAAAAACCCAAGGAGAAAAACAAGAATTCAGACAGCTCTGAGGACTCTTCTGGGGAGGCTGATGATGAAATGGACGTGGAAGAGGTAGAAGATAAAAGAAGTGTATCCAGCAAACCCGCCAGTCCTCGGCAAATAGAAGAGAACAGCACTGATCATCACACCAGTGATATGGAACTTGACAGCATACACATGGATTCACCAAAATCTATAGCTGAGAAAGAACAAGTCATCAAAGAAACCTCCACTGAAGACAGTGAGAAAAATGACAAAGCCAATGAAGATGTAGAATCACCCGCTGTCAACGCTACTGAATCAAAACCGGAGTCGCACTCGCAAAAAGTAGATGAGCAGGCAGAAGCAAAAAATGGCGAAGTCGAGTCGCCGACTAAACCTTCGCTAGACGACAAAGAGACTATAATCATATCAGAATCAGACGACAATAATAGCCAAAGTTGTCCGCTACCTTCTCCTAAACCCAACAACACGGTACCGGCGCAAACTAACAATGAAAACAAACCGAAAGAGGTTGAAGAAAACGAAAGCCCTTCTAAGGTTATACCTGTTGTGTCCACGGAGAACGCTCACATCGTGTTGGACCACAAGATTCAAGAGGAAGTGAATCCAAGTAGACCACCAGTAGATCTTATTGTCCCTAAAATACATCAGATAGAAACTATAATAGTTGAAGGAGAGTCTGACAATGGCCCATCGCCCCATGTCAATACGCCACAAAAATTTCATGATAAATCTGTTATCAATGAGTCACCAAAACAAAAAAGGACTCCAGAAAAAGTAAATACTGAATGTGACCAGAAAAAGTGTGAAATTAGAAAGGAAACAGTAATACAACATCAGGCTATGGAAGAGCTAAAAAGTCCAGAGAAAAAGTCTCCAACTAAACCTGACTCGATCATTCAAAATGTGGACCTTCAAAGAgacatgaaaaatatgaaattaccTGAAATGCCTAAACTCGATTCCTACACAGATCTACCAGATAGGAATAAATCTCAAAATTGTGCTGTTAGCAAAGAAAGCGAAATCACTTTTAGAAATGACTTGGTTAATTCAAGAAAAGACGAGATGGTCATTACGAGAAATGTCATAGAACCAAATATGATCAATTATCAGAATACCTTGAGCAACTCGATGACCATACAGCAAATTAATACGGCGCAGCACTCCTACCTCAACCATAGAGCCAGCGTCAGCAAGGAGTCTCAAGCCGTTCAGACAGACAAAGTGATGAAGACCAGTGAAGCTAACAGAGTTAACAGCATGTCTGACTCGCCTGTGATAAGCAAACCGACCAAACTAGAAGTGCCTCATCCCATTACATCCCCCGTCATCAACCCAGTGATACCCAAAGTACCCAATGTTACGGATATAAATTTTTTACCTAGATGCCAAAGCGCCAATGCCGCTGTAAACTTGGGATCTGAAATGGACCCTAATTTTGCAAACAGCAATGCTATCCAGAATTCTCTCGGAGGCTCTATGAATATCGTCCAATGTAGCTCACAGGATAAGGACTTAAAACCAAGGGAGAAAAGCAAGCTTCGAGACGTAAGAGTAAATTCAGCTCACAGCAAATTGGAGAAACCGGAAAAGAAAAGCAAGAATGACACTCCAAGAAGCACGCCGGAGCCCAAAGTCGTGTTTTTTCCAGAGCAAAACGCTAACGCCCGAAAGCCAGAGACGTCGGTCCCAATAAACGTCATCAACACCAACGCCGGCCCCGTCACGAGCAAGCCCGAAACAAAACCGACCAACGAAGCACCAAAAAAGcaagatttttttaagaaagagaAAACGAACACCACAAAATGTGACTCAAAAAACAACACAGTCAAACATGATAAGACTTGCACGACGCAACTCGCCTTAAAACCGGACCAAAATGATCTAAACAAAATGCTGCCCAAGCTGCGTTATGACAACGATCTCGTCCCAAAAGACTATCCCATGAACCAAATCCCAAACTACCACACATCTCACGCTCAGTACCAGTGGCCGCCCTGGGACCCCGCACGCCTGGCACAAGGCACATGGGACCACAACAGATTCCTCGACATGAAAAACAGCGACAAAAACTACCTGGACAAATTCCAGGGTTTCAACCTACCTCATCTAGAACAGATGCAGAAATCGCCCCAAAAGCTCCATCCGAAATATGATCAAAAAGATTTCCATAACATCGCTTACGGAGCCATTTCATCCGGCATCTACGCGACTACGGGCCTACCGCATTTTAAAGAAACTAAAGCACCTACTTCCAAAGCGTCCGAATGCTCGCAGAAGAACGATTGCAAGCCTTCCAAGCAGTCAAAAACGACGACAGCTTGTCAAACGCAGTGCGAGTCGAAAAAATCGCAGGCGCAAAACGAAGCGCAAATGAAACAGATGATGCAGCGTCAAGTCAAACAACAGGAAGCCGTAACCAGCTGCGCTGAATACCGACAGCAAAGTCCTCAAGTGCTGACCTCGCCTGGCTGTAAAACTCCTTTCAACAACGGACCATGTAGCCAAGAGAAggaaatagaaaagaaaagtaGACAAAAGAAGGAGGAATCTCCTAAAGAGAGCAAGGAAGAGATGTGCGAAGCGGTGAGCCCGGCTTTGCAATCTATGGGCGTATACACGCCAGACTCGACCAGCAATTCTGTACATTCAGTGCAGTACCCTTCCTGTGAGCTCGACGTGTCGCAGTTAGGCCTGGAGTCTCCCTCAAGTATCGGGTCGGACCTGGCGTCTCCGTGCTACATGCACGCGACGCCGTCGCCGCAGTACCCGCACTCGGCGATACACATCCCTTCGATTATGACGCAGCCCAACCAGCCGCCGAAACAGCAGAAGATCAATAACAGGAATAG GAACGCCGGCGCCAGCAGCGGAGCGGGcgcgggagcgggagcgggcgcgggcgcgggcgcgggcggcggcgccaaGAGCGAGCCCGCCATGCGCGGCGCCGCCACGCCGCCCGCCAGGAACCGCACCACGCCCCCGGCGCACCAGCCGCACG CGGGTGGCGGAGCGGCAGCGGGCGGTGCCGGCTACCAGGGCGGCTACCTCTCCttccagcagcagcagcagtaCCACGGAGGGGGCTGGGCGCCCTCCTGCTCGCTCGCCAAGCTGCAGCAGATGGCCGAGGCGCCGCAACACCACCACCAGCAG TACGGGCAGCAGGCGGGCGGCGCGCAGCACTACCACAAGTACTACCCGGCGCCCAACCAGCTCGACGCGGCGCGCACCCGGACACACTCCGCGCCCGCGCCCA TTCCAGGCAACCTGTCGCCGATGCAGCACATGCAGATGGCGCCCACGTCGCGCATGTCGCCCAACCTGAACTCGCACATCATCTCGCAGTACGGGGTGGGGGTGGGGGTGGGGCTGGCCAACTCGTACCGCATGCCGCCGCAGCAGCAGTTCAACAACCTGCAGATGATGAACGTGAACGCGCCCGTGCAGTACTCGGGCGCCGAGGCGCGGACGCAGCAGCCCAACGTGTACGCGTACGGGTACATCAACGCGCCGCCCGCGCTGGGGCTGCAGAGCCTGAACTCCAGCATGCGCCGGTAG